A window of Hymenobacter aerilatus contains these coding sequences:
- a CDS encoding DUF6686 family protein produces the protein MAQFFHHNSFGYCLRCPRTRHLHLCFGNLALVATTAEFQEFRRFIEEEHERNHSAYRDPEARCIALRTPTERMALVLSWQELEQLHEILENTGLLLEVEALLG, from the coding sequence ATGGCGCAGTTCTTTCATCACAACTCGTTTGGCTATTGTCTACGGTGCCCGCGCACCCGGCACCTGCATTTGTGCTTTGGCAACCTGGCGCTGGTAGCCACCACGGCAGAATTTCAGGAGTTTCGGCGCTTTATTGAAGAAGAGCACGAGCGCAACCATTCCGCCTACCGCGACCCGGAGGCCCGCTGCATTGCTCTGCGCACCCCCACCGAGCGTATGGCGCTGGTGCTCAGTTGGCAGGAGCTGGAGCAGCTGCACGAAATTCTGGAAAATACGGGCCTGTTGCTGGAGGTAGAAGCGCTGCTAGGGTAG
- the dnaN gene encoding DNA polymerase III subunit beta — protein sequence MKFIVSSSALLKQLQSINGVVTNNPVVPILENFLFEIEDGKLTITASDLETSMITELPVEARESGRIAAPARILLDTLKNLPDQPVTFTLDEETYTIEIASANGRYKLAGENATDFPRVPVVKGSAPVEIPSSSLARAINKTIFAVSTDELRPAMTGILVQLADNQVTFVATDGHRLLRYRRSDVGAGQTANIIIPRKAFNLLKGALPSEATPVTVEFNTSNAFFSFNQMRLVCRLIDERYPDYENVIPVSNPNRLIIGRQEILNTVKRISIYSNKTTHQVRLRLAGSELTVSAEDLDFSNEAKEVLACQYDGEDMEIGFNARFLQEMLSNIDSEEITLELSTPNRAGLLMPTTPDDNENILMLVMPVMLNNYV from the coding sequence ATGAAATTTATCGTTTCGTCTTCTGCCTTGCTCAAGCAGCTTCAGAGCATCAACGGTGTAGTCACGAACAACCCTGTGGTGCCTATTCTGGAGAACTTTCTCTTCGAAATTGAGGACGGCAAGCTGACGATTACGGCCTCCGATCTGGAAACGTCGATGATAACGGAGCTGCCCGTGGAGGCCCGCGAAAGCGGCCGTATTGCGGCTCCGGCGCGCATCCTGCTTGACACGCTCAAGAACCTACCTGACCAGCCCGTGACCTTCACGCTGGACGAGGAAACTTATACCATTGAGATTGCCTCGGCCAACGGTCGCTACAAGCTGGCCGGCGAAAATGCTACCGACTTCCCCCGTGTGCCCGTTGTGAAAGGCTCGGCGCCGGTAGAGATTCCGTCGTCGTCGCTGGCGCGCGCTATCAACAAGACCATTTTCGCCGTAAGCACCGACGAGCTGCGCCCGGCCATGACCGGCATCCTGGTGCAGTTGGCCGACAACCAAGTGACCTTCGTAGCCACCGATGGTCACCGCTTGCTGCGCTACCGTCGCTCCGATGTGGGCGCGGGTCAGACTGCCAACATCATCATTCCGCGCAAGGCATTCAATCTGCTGAAAGGCGCCCTACCTTCCGAGGCTACGCCCGTGACGGTGGAGTTCAATACCTCCAACGCATTCTTTAGCTTCAACCAGATGCGCCTAGTGTGCCGCCTGATTGATGAGCGCTACCCCGATTACGAAAATGTAATTCCCGTAAGCAACCCCAACCGCCTCATCATTGGTCGGCAGGAGATTTTGAACACGGTGAAGCGCATCAGCATTTACTCCAACAAGACCACTCACCAGGTGCGCCTGCGTTTGGCTGGCTCCGAGCTGACGGTTTCGGCCGAGGACCTAGACTTCTCCAACGAGGCCAAAGAAGTGCTGGCCTGCCAGTACGATGGCGAGGACATGGAAATCGGTTTCAATGCCCGCTTCCTGCAAGAGATGCTGTCGAATATCGATTCTGAGGAAATTACCTTGGAGCTGAGCACGCCCAACCGCGCCGGCCTGCTGATGCCCACCACCCCGGATGACAACGAAAACATCCTGATGCTGGTGATGCCCGTGATGTTGAACAACTATGTATAA
- the gldC gene encoding gliding motility protein GldC gives MKKSEINFSIALDDQKVPEAISWQATDAGPNIHFAKAINIALWDRDERGTMKIDLWTKDMPVDEMKRFYVDTMGAMAESLQTATSDDKMARRIREVCRELMDHIEEEERKAK, from the coding sequence ATGAAGAAATCTGAAATCAACTTTAGCATCGCCCTCGACGACCAGAAGGTGCCCGAGGCCATCAGCTGGCAGGCCACCGATGCGGGGCCAAACATTCATTTTGCCAAGGCCATCAATATTGCCCTGTGGGACCGGGACGAGCGCGGTACCATGAAGATTGACCTGTGGACCAAGGATATGCCCGTAGACGAAATGAAGCGTTTCTACGTGGATACCATGGGCGCCATGGCCGAGAGCCTGCAAACGGCCACCAGCGACGACAAGATGGCCCGTCGCATCCGCGAGGTGTGCCGCGAGTTGATGGACCACATCGAGGAAGAGGAGCGCAAAGCCAAATAG
- a CDS encoding DUF1361 domain-containing protein: MSTTTLHAPVPFLRRRLGLILLLGISLALSFLLIVCRVVYTRELTFVFLLWNLFLAFIPFGLSALLGLTDRPLRARVLLPVGAVWLLFFPNAPYILTDLFHLTPRAGVPYWYDLALLLSCAWNGLMLAYASLLDMQLLVQRRLGTAAGWGFATTALLLSSFGVYLGRYLRFNSWDVVTNPLLLFYDIVSRILHPFAHLGTWGVTLLYGVFLLLGYLTVRQLGQLRSGDEMTDF, translated from the coding sequence ATGTCGACAACTACTCTACACGCCCCGGTACCGTTTCTGCGCCGTCGCCTCGGATTGATTTTGTTGCTGGGTATCTCCTTGGCGCTCAGCTTTCTGCTGATTGTCTGCCGCGTGGTATATACCCGGGAGCTGACGTTCGTGTTTTTGCTCTGGAACCTGTTTCTGGCCTTCATCCCGTTTGGCCTGAGCGCGTTGCTGGGCCTCACCGACCGGCCCCTGCGGGCGCGGGTGCTGCTGCCGGTAGGGGCGGTGTGGCTGCTGTTTTTCCCCAATGCTCCCTACATTCTCACCGACCTGTTTCACCTCACCCCCCGCGCTGGCGTGCCCTATTGGTACGACCTAGCGCTGCTGCTCTCCTGCGCCTGGAATGGCCTGATGCTGGCCTACGCCTCCCTGCTGGATATGCAACTGCTGGTGCAGCGCCGCCTGGGTACGGCCGCGGGCTGGGGCTTTGCCACCACGGCCCTGCTGCTGAGTAGCTTTGGTGTGTATCTGGGCCGCTACCTGCGCTTCAACAGCTGGGATGTGGTGACCAATCCGCTCTTGCTTTTCTACGATATTGTGAGCCGTATCCTGCATCCTTTTGCCCACTTGGGTACCTGGGGCGTTACGCTGCTCTACGGCGTATTTCTGCTGTTGGGCTACCTCACGGTGCGCCAGTTAGGGCAGTTGCGCAGCGGCGACGAAATGACCGATTTTTAA
- a CDS encoding type IX secretion system plug protein → MRLSPILLSLLLAAACVPLGTPITSTDTARQAAPTPGQQTAPEYYADKTLRYQDYIYDPNVRSVQCYVGTSGNTDIFQPPIVPLAQGLPILLEFDVLGSQSQRLTAKLIHCDVDWKPSILTDIQFLDQINEQLITDYRSSVGTRVPYFHYKLQVPRVKLSGNYLLVVQGPGNTPLLSRRLLVYDTNVQLFLQPGPIAAGAERYTLQQLNFGISYAGYPIVNPSQELKVILRQNFRWDNAKYNLRPTFVREAEQRLEYQYFNFENAFPGLSEFRPFDMRSLQVLGVGMLKLDQQSVPKAVLLNPDASRVGEAYTQYPDINGQRLFESREYGNGETNADYANVTFQLHAEQAAPGPVYVLGQLTDWQLRDEFRLTYDAAAQLYTKTVLLKQGYYNYTYATQTPQGPNSVMWEGSHQETENQYDLLVYYRPPGARADLLVGYQTVDVNKR, encoded by the coding sequence ATGCGTCTTTCCCCGATTCTGCTTTCCCTACTCCTGGCTGCTGCCTGCGTACCGCTGGGCACGCCTATTACCAGCACCGACACCGCCCGCCAGGCCGCGCCTACCCCCGGCCAGCAAACCGCGCCGGAGTATTACGCCGACAAAACCCTGCGTTACCAGGACTACATCTACGACCCCAACGTTCGTTCGGTGCAGTGCTACGTGGGCACCAGCGGCAATACCGACATCTTCCAGCCACCCATTGTGCCCCTGGCGCAGGGCCTACCCATCTTGCTGGAGTTTGATGTGCTAGGCAGCCAGAGCCAGCGCCTCACAGCCAAGCTCATTCACTGCGACGTGGACTGGAAACCGTCGATTCTGACGGATATTCAGTTTCTGGACCAGATCAATGAACAGCTGATTACGGATTACCGCTCGTCGGTGGGTACCCGCGTACCCTACTTCCACTACAAGCTGCAAGTACCGCGCGTGAAGCTCAGCGGCAACTACTTACTGGTGGTGCAGGGTCCCGGCAACACGCCCTTGCTTTCGCGCCGCTTGCTAGTGTATGACACCAACGTACAGCTGTTTTTGCAGCCTGGCCCTATTGCGGCGGGGGCCGAGCGCTATACCCTACAACAGCTCAATTTCGGCATTAGCTACGCGGGCTACCCCATCGTCAACCCCTCGCAGGAGCTGAAGGTGATTCTGCGCCAGAACTTCCGGTGGGACAATGCCAAGTACAACCTGCGCCCTACCTTCGTGCGCGAAGCCGAGCAGCGGCTAGAGTATCAGTATTTCAACTTCGAAAACGCGTTTCCGGGCCTCAGCGAGTTTCGGCCGTTTGATATGCGCTCCTTGCAGGTGCTGGGGGTAGGCATGCTAAAGCTCGATCAACAGTCGGTGCCAAAAGCCGTGCTGCTCAACCCCGATGCCAGCCGCGTCGGCGAGGCTTACACGCAGTATCCCGACATCAACGGGCAGCGTCTGTTTGAGAGCCGTGAGTACGGCAACGGCGAGACCAACGCCGACTACGCCAATGTCACGTTCCAATTGCACGCCGAGCAAGCCGCGCCCGGCCCGGTGTATGTGCTGGGCCAGCTTACCGACTGGCAGCTGCGCGACGAGTTCCGGCTCACCTACGATGCCGCGGCCCAACTTTACACCAAAACCGTGCTCCTCAAGCAGGGTTACTACAACTATACCTACGCCACCCAAACTCCCCAGGGACCCAACAGCGTGATGTGGGAAGGCTCGCACCAGGAAACCGAAAATCAGTATGATCTGCTGGTCTACTACCGCCCACCCGGCGCCCGCGCCGATTTGCTCGTGGGCTACCAGACGGTAGATGTGAACAAGCGGTAG
- the dcd gene encoding dCTP deaminase, whose amino-acid sequence MILTDQQILAEIERGNIVIEPFERGCLGTNSYDVHLGRYLATYKDSVLDARKHNEISTFEIPKEGFVLEPGVLYLGVTEEYTESHAHVPFLEGKSSVGRLGIDIHATAGKGDIGFCNTWTLEISVSMPVRVYHGMPVGQLIYFAVQGDVQTFYNRKANAKYNDRTDKPVESMMWKNSF is encoded by the coding sequence ATGATTCTCACCGATCAGCAGATTCTCGCCGAAATTGAGCGGGGCAATATTGTTATTGAACCGTTTGAGCGGGGCTGCCTCGGCACCAACTCCTACGATGTGCACCTGGGCCGCTACCTGGCCACGTACAAGGACAGCGTATTGGATGCCCGTAAACACAATGAAATCAGCACGTTTGAGATTCCGAAAGAAGGCTTTGTGCTGGAGCCCGGTGTGTTGTACCTGGGCGTGACGGAAGAGTACACCGAGAGCCACGCGCACGTGCCCTTTCTGGAAGGCAAGAGCAGCGTAGGACGTCTGGGCATCGATATTCATGCCACGGCCGGCAAGGGCGACATTGGCTTCTGCAACACCTGGACGCTGGAAATCAGCGTCTCGATGCCTGTGCGTGTGTACCACGGCATGCCCGTGGGGCAGCTGATTTACTTTGCGGTGCAAGGCGACGTGCAGACGTTCTACAACCGCAAAGCCAACGCTAAGTATAACGACCGCACCGACAAACCAGTGGAGTCGATGATGTGGAAGAACAGCTTCTAA
- a CDS encoding ABC transporter substrate-binding protein yields the protein MRPFSFVRLLCVLSSAVVLPVTVPAVWATPVQTPTPATPEQNTRYQNGKLLLDQGSYPLAMKELEPLTPPAARFERAPEAAYLYAVAATRLKKWAEAEQMLNLLRTEYPTSALVPEALYLQGQVSFEQGEPDNALRSLQQLPAGKLAAEREAMETNYLSRLNDRALFQTLLQRYPQNATLGRVYADKLLGGWYTPADKATLTRLVEQFKLDPTRYAPRQVGAAKKNSYNVAVLLPFEFTDAAQARRTQFVTDLYAGMRLAQDSLQREGRPVQVFAYDTGSDTLQLKRVLALPELASMDLIIGPIYKSGSKILARYAQQKQIITVNPLSQDGALVENNAWHYLYEPSSTTQGQQAARFALGTFTNRTAAILYDNTSDDAAFAQAYKEAYEAQGGKVKLMRRAVGTSTDSVFAQGFVGFDLKSVGHLVVASTGRRAGPYTFKRLQAQKVTLPIITYAAWLDNPSVSLNQLDARDVYMLYPHYLDPGAMGVRRFRQLYTQQYNLPPSVFADMGFEMLYYFAQRLHDYGPAFQQQLSDSGPVSGALFQGIGYPGGAHSNQYVPIVKLERMTVEVQNPVGQQ from the coding sequence ATGCGGCCTTTTTCTTTCGTTCGACTGCTGTGCGTGCTGAGCAGCGCTGTAGTGTTGCCCGTCACTGTGCCCGCGGTCTGGGCAACTCCTGTGCAGACGCCTACCCCTGCCACTCCTGAGCAGAACACCCGCTACCAGAACGGCAAGCTCTTGCTCGACCAGGGTAGCTACCCGCTAGCCATGAAGGAGCTGGAGCCCCTTACGCCGCCGGCTGCGCGTTTTGAGCGGGCACCCGAGGCCGCCTACCTCTACGCCGTAGCCGCTACCCGCCTGAAAAAGTGGGCCGAAGCCGAGCAGATGCTCAACCTGCTCCGCACCGAATACCCTACGTCGGCGCTGGTGCCCGAGGCCTTGTATCTACAGGGCCAGGTGTCGTTTGAGCAAGGCGAGCCCGACAATGCCCTGCGCTCCTTGCAGCAGCTACCTGCCGGCAAGCTAGCCGCCGAGCGCGAGGCCATGGAAACCAACTACCTCTCGCGCCTCAACGACCGCGCCCTGTTCCAGACACTGTTGCAGCGCTACCCACAAAACGCTACCCTTGGCCGCGTGTACGCCGATAAGCTGCTCGGCGGCTGGTACACGCCCGCCGACAAGGCCACCCTCACGCGGCTAGTGGAGCAGTTCAAGCTAGATCCTACCCGCTACGCGCCCCGCCAGGTAGGCGCCGCCAAGAAAAACAGCTACAACGTTGCGGTGTTGTTGCCTTTTGAATTCACTGATGCTGCCCAGGCCCGCCGCACGCAGTTCGTCACGGACTTGTACGCCGGCATGCGCCTGGCCCAGGATTCGTTGCAGCGGGAAGGCCGTCCGGTGCAGGTATTTGCCTACGATACCGGCTCCGACACCTTGCAGCTCAAGCGGGTGCTGGCCCTACCCGAGCTGGCTTCTATGGATCTGATTATCGGGCCGATCTATAAATCGGGTAGCAAGATCCTGGCCCGCTATGCCCAGCAAAAGCAAATTATTACGGTCAATCCGTTGTCGCAGGATGGGGCGCTGGTAGAAAACAACGCCTGGCACTACCTCTACGAGCCCAGCTCCACTACGCAAGGTCAGCAGGCGGCTCGCTTTGCGCTGGGCACCTTCACCAACCGTACCGCTGCCATTCTGTACGACAACACCAGCGACGATGCCGCCTTCGCCCAGGCCTATAAGGAAGCTTACGAGGCTCAGGGCGGTAAGGTGAAGCTTATGCGCCGCGCCGTAGGCACCAGCACCGACTCAGTATTTGCGCAGGGCTTCGTGGGCTTCGATCTGAAATCGGTAGGGCATTTGGTAGTGGCCTCTACGGGCCGGCGGGCGGGGCCATACACCTTCAAGCGCTTGCAGGCGCAGAAGGTAACGCTGCCCATCATCACCTACGCGGCCTGGCTGGACAACCCTAGCGTTAGCCTCAACCAACTCGACGCCCGCGACGTGTACATGCTCTACCCCCACTACCTCGACCCAGGTGCCATGGGCGTACGCCGCTTCCGCCAGCTCTATACCCAGCAGTACAACCTGCCGCCGTCGGTGTTTGCGGATATGGGCTTCGAGATGCTGTATTACTTTGCCCAGCGTCTGCACGATTACGGTCCGGCTTTTCAGCAGCAATTGTCTGATTCAGGCCCCGTTTCAGGCGCTTTGTTCCAGGGCATTGGCTACCCCGGCGGAGCGCACAGCAACCAGTACGTGCCCATTGTGAAGCTGGAGCGCATGACGGTGGAAGTACAGAACCCCGTGGGGCAGCAGTAA
- the hemL gene encoding glutamate-1-semialdehyde 2,1-aminomutase: MLSSDSIIAPTLTHTQSAALFEQAKQHIPGGVNSPVRAFRAVGGHPVFMQSAQGAWLTDVDGNRYMDFINSWGPMILGHAPEVVLRAVQEALPHSLSFGAPTRREVEMAELIKEMVPSIEKVRLVNSGTEATMSAIRVARGYTGRSKILKFEGCYHGHGDSFLIAAGSGALTLGTPDSPGVTSGVAQDTLTVPYNDLEAARQAIEANPEQIAALILEPVVGNMGLVAPTEGYLQGLRDLCTQHGIVLIFDEVMTGFRLAPGGAQQRYGIVPDMTTLGKIIGGGMPVGAYGGRQDIMDQVAPAGKVYQAGTLSGNPIATAAGLAQLRYLQSHPEVYEQLERTTTRLADGTRQIAAELGLNYTVNQVGSMFSLFFTDQPVTDLETAKQANLEAFGRYFRAMLNRGIYLAPSQFEALFVSTSITDELVEQYLTTCRESLREAHGM, translated from the coding sequence ATGCTTTCTTCTGATTCAATCATTGCCCCTACCCTCACGCACACCCAAAGCGCGGCTCTCTTTGAGCAGGCCAAGCAGCACATCCCCGGCGGCGTAAACTCGCCGGTGCGGGCGTTCCGGGCAGTGGGCGGCCATCCGGTGTTTATGCAGTCGGCGCAGGGCGCGTGGCTGACGGACGTAGACGGCAACCGGTATATGGATTTCATCAATTCCTGGGGCCCCATGATTCTGGGTCACGCGCCGGAAGTGGTACTCCGGGCCGTGCAGGAAGCCCTACCCCACTCACTGTCGTTTGGGGCGCCTACCCGCCGCGAAGTGGAAATGGCCGAGTTGATCAAGGAGATGGTGCCCAGCATCGAGAAAGTACGGCTGGTGAACTCGGGCACCGAGGCCACCATGTCGGCCATTCGGGTGGCGCGGGGCTACACCGGCCGCTCCAAGATTCTAAAGTTTGAGGGCTGCTACCACGGCCACGGCGACTCCTTCCTGATTGCAGCCGGCTCGGGCGCTCTCACCCTGGGCACCCCCGACTCGCCCGGCGTGACCAGCGGCGTGGCCCAGGACACCCTCACGGTACCTTACAACGACCTGGAAGCCGCTCGCCAGGCCATTGAAGCTAACCCCGAGCAGATTGCTGCTCTCATTCTGGAGCCGGTAGTTGGCAACATGGGCTTGGTAGCGCCTACCGAGGGCTACCTGCAGGGCCTGCGCGACCTGTGCACCCAACACGGCATTGTGCTCATTTTTGATGAGGTGATGACTGGTTTCCGCCTGGCCCCTGGCGGCGCGCAGCAGCGCTATGGCATCGTGCCGGACATGACCACGCTGGGCAAAATCATTGGGGGCGGCATGCCGGTGGGCGCCTACGGTGGCCGTCAGGACATTATGGATCAAGTGGCGCCGGCTGGCAAAGTGTACCAGGCGGGCACCCTTTCCGGCAACCCCATTGCCACGGCCGCCGGTCTGGCCCAATTGCGCTACCTGCAAAGCCACCCTGAGGTGTATGAGCAGCTAGAGCGCACCACCACCCGCCTCGCCGACGGCACCCGCCAGATTGCCGCCGAGCTAGGTCTGAATTACACCGTAAATCAGGTAGGCTCCATGTTCAGCTTGTTCTTCACCGACCAGCCCGTTACGGACCTCGAAACCGCTAAGCAAGCTAATTTGGAAGCCTTCGGGCGCTACTTCCGTGCCATGCTTAACCGTGGTATCTACCTGGCCCCATCGCAGTTTGAGGCGCTGTTCGTGTCGACCTCTATCACCGATGAACTAGTGGAGCAGTATCTCACCACCTGCCGCGAGTCGTTGCGCGAAGCGCACGGGATGTAG
- a CDS encoding AsmA-like C-terminal region-containing protein, with protein sequence MKFSTLWRLLAAGFVLLLLLLLGGVWLLGSTYGREQAKKLLRHRVSENTDLVVSQFEVDFSPLRDFPHFTISVRNFGLTDTAHQQLVPVLRVGRADARLELGQILRGKVRVTRLQLTDVFFHQQVDSLGQQWGLRGKRRHEAGSGPPLNFRLDSLVIRHLHLSTRNDYKHSTFAAEVNQARLSAVVYDGQARLRGTLAGQLLYLRTRGNTLFAGEPVRAQVRYRYDFRQRQGKLWHTYATLNGDTVRVGGTHTAATDRETGSRLNLRMAGEQPLLDVLRTALPPNLHAYLADARSPSKARIRYTIQGLSGPTSRPHNVLTFRLRNARVVWPDSGRAIRRWDLLGRLDNGPAHAPATTTLTLPRCRIYSTAGQLDAALTLRNFVRPYLVGRVRGQTELRSLATIVAPGLWQAQQGTASLDLHLRGLLPTGPNPARALPAMRMHGTVGLHNAAFTVPTRHAHITNLNVQLGLQDSLWTLRNLSGQLAGMRFRANARTVYLLDYLTDQHPTTTITGRFAVEELHVPRLRYLLARPAQQRIKAAGQGNAAKAMTRYANLFPTGLHLDVLLRCKQLTLPTDTLHELAVQVRHDGQRVRLTHLAGRVWGGQVSGQASWPTDTTGKIRPVDAQLALRFGTINYRQLLTRLSRPPGKQRAARRAAGADPDPSLRELLLESSGQLTCTIDRVNLLTGESLRNLRLRFDKQGPSLRVPYLTFRTSDGGAGRAQAHADIEDLRLTSAHADVDFTYSTLNIQRLLRLLAGLNPPDNLFAPRTPAARAARRAEPTWGVSPLFDGTITAQVCVYADRVRYAVLQGTQFRLRSTLAAGSARLEECTLQAFGGDVALRGRLRTDAEAGHHPLHVQTRLRNVQLPALAEVAEVLNLNVLSSANVRGTMQCEADLRTDLDEEFLPHLSQTLGYLKTNIQNLELLNVVVLQDALKLISRERAGHLYFEPVKAEFFLDRGRILIPHLPLHSNLTSMSVSGTYSLNGPANLYVGMNPFQALFGNNQKRVARIQAGKRVRAVRQLLYINLHREQPGPFKVGLFKKKEQREQQHNIRQEYRTLLRQQPLDTTMRLLQ encoded by the coding sequence ATGAAATTCTCCACCCTCTGGCGGCTGTTGGCTGCTGGCTTTGTGCTGCTCTTGCTGTTGCTGCTGGGGGGCGTGTGGCTGCTGGGGTCTACGTACGGGCGCGAACAGGCCAAGAAGCTGCTGCGCCATCGGGTGAGCGAAAACACGGATTTGGTGGTGTCGCAGTTTGAGGTGGATTTTTCGCCTCTGCGCGACTTTCCGCACTTCACCATCTCAGTGCGCAACTTTGGGCTGACTGATACGGCGCACCAGCAGCTGGTGCCCGTGCTGCGGGTAGGCCGCGCCGATGCCCGCCTGGAGCTGGGCCAAATTCTGCGCGGCAAAGTACGCGTGACGCGGCTACAGCTCACCGATGTATTTTTTCATCAACAGGTTGATTCGCTGGGCCAGCAGTGGGGCCTGCGCGGCAAGCGGCGCCACGAGGCCGGCTCTGGCCCGCCCCTCAACTTCCGGCTAGACTCTTTGGTGATCCGGCATCTGCATCTTTCTACCCGCAACGACTACAAGCACAGCACCTTTGCGGCCGAGGTGAACCAGGCGCGTCTTTCGGCGGTGGTGTATGATGGGCAAGCCCGCCTGCGCGGCACCTTGGCCGGGCAGTTGCTGTACTTGCGCACGCGAGGCAACACACTGTTTGCAGGAGAGCCGGTGCGGGCCCAGGTGCGCTACCGCTACGATTTCCGGCAGCGCCAGGGCAAGCTCTGGCACACCTACGCTACCCTCAACGGCGACACGGTGCGCGTGGGCGGCACCCACACCGCCGCTACCGACCGCGAAACCGGCTCCCGCCTCAACCTACGCATGGCCGGCGAGCAGCCACTATTGGATGTACTGCGCACCGCCCTACCTCCCAACCTGCACGCCTACCTGGCCGACGCCCGCAGCCCCAGCAAGGCGCGCATCCGTTACACCATTCAGGGTCTGAGCGGCCCTACTTCCCGCCCCCACAACGTACTTACCTTTCGGCTGCGCAATGCTCGCGTGGTGTGGCCTGACTCGGGTAGGGCCATCCGGCGCTGGGACTTGCTGGGGCGCCTCGACAACGGACCGGCCCACGCCCCTGCTACCACTACCCTCACGCTACCCCGCTGCCGCATCTACTCCACAGCAGGGCAGCTGGATGCCGCGCTTACGCTCCGCAACTTTGTGCGGCCCTACCTGGTGGGCCGGGTGCGTGGCCAGACTGAGCTGCGCAGCCTAGCTACCATTGTAGCACCGGGCCTGTGGCAGGCGCAACAAGGCACGGCTAGTCTAGATCTGCACCTGCGCGGTCTGCTTCCTACGGGTCCTAACCCGGCCCGCGCCCTACCCGCCATGCGTATGCACGGCACGGTGGGCCTGCACAATGCCGCCTTCACGGTGCCTACCCGCCACGCGCACATCACCAACCTGAACGTGCAGCTGGGCTTGCAAGACAGTCTCTGGACCCTGCGCAATCTGTCGGGGCAGCTGGCAGGCATGCGCTTTCGGGCCAATGCGCGCACGGTCTATCTGCTGGATTACCTCACTGACCAGCATCCTACCACGACCATTACGGGCCGTTTTGCGGTGGAGGAGCTGCACGTGCCGCGCCTCCGCTACCTGTTGGCCCGGCCGGCGCAGCAGCGCATAAAAGCTGCGGGCCAGGGCAATGCCGCCAAAGCCATGACCCGCTACGCCAACCTATTCCCGACGGGCCTGCACCTGGACGTGCTGCTGCGCTGCAAGCAGCTCACGCTGCCCACTGACACCCTCCACGAGCTGGCCGTGCAGGTGCGCCACGATGGGCAGCGCGTGCGGCTGACTCACCTGGCGGGCCGGGTGTGGGGTGGGCAGGTGAGCGGGCAGGCGAGCTGGCCCACCGATACCACCGGCAAAATCAGGCCCGTAGATGCACAACTGGCGTTGCGCTTTGGCACTATTAATTACCGCCAGCTGCTCACGCGCCTGAGTCGCCCGCCGGGAAAACAGCGCGCCGCCCGCCGCGCCGCTGGTGCCGACCCCGACCCTTCGTTACGCGAGCTGCTGTTGGAATCGAGCGGGCAGCTCACGTGCACCATAGACCGAGTGAATTTGCTCACGGGTGAAAGTCTGCGCAATCTGCGGCTGCGTTTCGACAAGCAGGGCCCGAGCCTGCGCGTGCCCTACCTCACCTTCCGGACCAGTGACGGAGGCGCCGGCCGGGCGCAGGCCCACGCCGACATTGAGGACTTACGTCTTACCTCAGCCCACGCCGATGTTGATTTCACCTACAGCACGCTCAACATTCAGCGGCTATTGCGGCTGCTGGCCGGCCTCAACCCACCCGATAACTTGTTTGCACCCCGTACGCCGGCCGCTCGGGCAGCGCGGCGGGCGGAGCCAACTTGGGGCGTATCGCCGCTGTTTGATGGCACCATCACTGCCCAGGTGTGCGTGTACGCCGACCGGGTGCGCTATGCCGTGTTGCAGGGCACGCAGTTTCGGCTGCGCTCTACCCTGGCGGCAGGCTCGGCCCGACTGGAGGAGTGCACGCTGCAAGCCTTTGGGGGCGACGTAGCCCTGCGCGGCCGCTTGCGCACCGATGCTGAGGCCGGACACCACCCCCTGCACGTGCAAACCCGCCTCCGCAACGTGCAGCTTCCGGCCCTGGCCGAAGTAGCCGAAGTCCTGAACCTAAATGTCTTGAGCAGCGCCAACGTGCGCGGCACCATGCAGTGCGAAGCCGACCTGCGCACCGACCTCGACGAGGAATTCCTACCCCATCTCAGCCAAACTCTGGGCTACCTCAAGACCAACATTCAGAACCTGGAGCTATTGAACGTGGTGGTACTGCAGGATGCCCTCAAGCTCATCAGCAGGGAGCGGGCCGGGCACCTCTACTTCGAGCCCGTGAAGGCCGAGTTTTTCCTGGATCGGGGCCGTATTCTGATACCCCACCTGCCTTTGCATAGCAACCTTACCAGCATGTCGGTGAGCGGGACGTACTCGCTCAATGGGCCGGCTAACCTGTACGTGGGGATGAATCCGTTTCAGGCGCTTTTCGGCAACAACCAGAAGCGCGTGGCGCGCATTCAGGCGGGCAAGCGGGTGCGGGCGGTGCGGCAGCTATTGTATATCAACCTGCACCGCGAGCAGCCCGGCCCTTTCAAGGTAGGCTTGTTCAAGAAAAAAGAGCAGCGGGAGCAACAACATAATATCAGGCAGGAATACCGCACTCTCCTGCGCCAGCAGCCGCTGGACACCACGATGCGGCTCTTGCAGTAG